One bacterium genomic window carries:
- a CDS encoding UPF0158 family protein encodes MPEIDWEAICEAIGDYTKTRYYFFNKVSGKILILSEYMSESRKLELREKVKTEHPGEYVPIPTITSRDSYKLMEEFISVVHDDKLKSQLRDAINKDAPFKRFKEIVFKHPEERKRWLDYRKQKLTQKATEWLKKISVI; translated from the coding sequence ATGCCTGAAATAGATTGGGAAGCAATTTGTGAAGCAATAGGTGATTATACCAAAACACGATATTACTTCTTTAATAAAGTGTCAGGTAAGATCCTAATTTTATCTGAATATATGAGCGAAAGCAGAAAACTAGAATTAAGAGAGAAAGTAAAGACTGAGCATCCCGGTGAGTATGTGCCAATACCAACGATAACATCTCGTGATAGTTACAAGCTTATGGAAGAATTCATTTCTGTAGTCCATGACGATAAGCTAAAAAGTCAACTACGAGATGCTATTAATAAAGATGCTCCATTTAAGCGATTTAAGGAGATTGTGTTTAAACACCCTGAGGAACGTAAACGGTGGCTTGACTATAGGAAACAGAAACTAACTCAAAAGGCAACAGAGTGGCTTAAAAAGATAAGCGTCATTTAA
- a CDS encoding NAD-dependent epimerase/dehydratase family protein, which yields MKKILVTGALGQIGSELIEKLREKYDNANVVGADIKPQPKEKMLKPGPFELIDVLDKDAIENIVIKYKIDTIYHMAAILSVVGEQKPQLAFNVNVLGLYNVLEVGREHKLERIMIPSSIAVFGPESPKHNTPNETILRPTTMYGITKVTGELLGNYYFYHFGLDVRGLRYPGIISYKTLPGGGTTDYAVEMYYEAIKHKRYTCFVREDTVLPMMYMPDAIKAIIGLAEADISKLRHHCDFNVTAMSFSAGELAASIKEIIPEFKCEYKPDYRQKIADSWPKSLDDSAAREEWGWHPEYELQDMTRDMIEKLKSKLRSPNAKFDI from the coding sequence ATGAAAAAGATTTTGGTAACTGGCGCACTTGGTCAGATAGGGTCGGAATTGATTGAAAAGCTCAGAGAGAAGTACGACAACGCTAATGTTGTAGGAGCTGATATTAAGCCACAGCCTAAAGAAAAGATGCTCAAGCCGGGTCCATTTGAGCTTATAGATGTACTTGACAAAGATGCAATTGAGAATATTGTTATAAAATACAAGATAGATACTATCTATCACATGGCAGCTATCCTTTCTGTTGTCGGTGAGCAGAAGCCACAGCTTGCATTCAATGTAAATGTACTTGGACTTTATAATGTATTAGAAGTGGGACGCGAACATAAACTTGAACGCATTATGATACCAAGTTCTATTGCTGTGTTTGGACCAGAGTCCCCCAAACACAATACTCCTAATGAGACAATCTTACGGCCCACAACTATGTATGGGATTACCAAAGTTACTGGTGAGCTTCTTGGTAACTATTACTTCTATCACTTTGGATTAGATGTCCGTGGACTTAGGTATCCTGGCATTATAAGTTATAAGACGCTACCCGGTGGCGGAACTACAGACTACGCTGTTGAAATGTATTATGAGGCAATAAAGCATAAGCGATACACATGCTTTGTGCGCGAAGATACTGTCCTTCCAATGATGTATATGCCTGATGCTATTAAGGCGATTATTGGTTTAGCTGAAGCTGACATCTCAAAATTGAGGCATCATTGCGATTTCAATGTTACTGCAATGAGTTTTTCTGCAGGTGAGCTTGCTGCCTCAATTAAAGAAATAATACCTGAATTTAAGTGTGAATACAAGCCTGATTATAGGCAGAAGATTGCTGACTCATGGCCAAAATCTTTAGATGACTCAGCAGCTCGAGAGGAATGGGGCTGGCACCCAGAATATGAGCTTCAAGATATGACAAGAGATATGATAGAGAAGCTAAAATCCAAATTACGAAGCCCAAATGCTAAATTTGACATTTGA
- a CDS encoding MFS transporter encodes MVLNVILLGVVSFLNDVSGDMILPILPMFITSLGGSSLVIGLIGGLRDCVGSMLKVLAGFWSDKLGRRKIFVDYGYFTSSSFRLLLPFSTIWQHVLIFSSADRVGKGIREAPRDAIISESMPMERGRGFGIHRAFDSSGAVVGSLLAFVLFWVASFGFKLIILTAAGVGFVSLVPLYFVKEIKKEPKTSTLKVSLKELPKKVRLFIAIASIFALANFSYMFFILRAKAFFQSRLGIGIPILLYVLFSFFYALCALPFGKLADKIGKKWVIMAGYFLFGTTCLGFAFFHSLISFIIFFILYGSAYACIEGNQRAFIADLAPADLKATALGTFHTSIGLIALPSSLIAGGLWRINPALTFGFSSLASFIAVLLLLAFREKAETTGLVKAQPNNLYPVK; translated from the coding sequence ATGGTTTTAAATGTAATTTTGCTTGGTGTAGTTAGTTTTTTGAATGATGTCAGCGGTGATATGATACTACCAATCTTACCAATGTTTATTACAAGTTTAGGTGGCAGTAGCTTAGTTATTGGACTCATTGGTGGATTAAGAGATTGTGTTGGCAGTATGTTGAAAGTTTTAGCCGGCTTTTGGTCTGATAAATTAGGGAGACGAAAAATATTTGTAGACTATGGCTATTTTACCTCTTCTTCATTTAGATTACTACTCCCATTTTCAACAATTTGGCAACATGTTCTTATCTTTAGCTCAGCTGACAGAGTAGGAAAGGGAATAAGGGAAGCACCAAGGGATGCTATTATATCTGAGTCTATGCCAATGGAAAGGGGCAGGGGATTTGGTATCCACCGTGCGTTTGATTCATCTGGTGCAGTTGTGGGTTCATTACTTGCTTTTGTTTTATTTTGGGTAGCCAGCTTTGGATTTAAGCTTATTATATTAACTGCTGCTGGAGTTGGATTTGTCTCTTTAGTTCCACTTTATTTTGTGAAAGAAATAAAGAAGGAACCAAAAACGTCTACATTAAAGGTAAGCCTAAAAGAGCTGCCAAAGAAGGTAAGACTATTTATAGCGATAGCCAGTATCTTTGCACTTGCTAACTTCAGCTATATGTTTTTTATCCTTAGGGCAAAAGCGTTTTTCCAATCAAGGTTAGGAATAGGGATACCTATTCTTTTGTATGTCTTATTTAGTTTTTTTTATGCTTTGTGTGCGTTACCGTTTGGTAAGCTTGCGGATAAAATAGGTAAGAAATGGGTTATAATGGCTGGATATTTTCTATTTGGAACAACTTGCTTGGGGTTTGCATTTTTTCATTCATTAATCTCATTTATAATTTTTTTTATTCTATATGGTTCAGCTTATGCATGTATAGAGGGTAATCAGCGTGCATTTATAGCTGATTTAGCACCTGCTGACTTAAAAGCGACTGCACTTGGGACCTTTCATACATCAATAGGATTAATAGCTTTACCGTCAAGTTTGATAGCTGGTGGATTATGGCGTATTAATCCAGCTCTAACATTTGGGTTTAGTAGTTTGGCAAGTTTTATAGCAGTATTGTTGCTTTTAGCCTTTAGGGAAAAAGCAGAAACCACTGGACTTGTGAAGGCACAACCTAACAATCTTTACCCTGTGAAATAA